CAAGGAATCTAGTTTCATAGACAGGCAAGGATAAATTAAGAAAACCCTTGGTTTTACTTAAGTCCTATTGATAAGGACAGTTCACCCACTGGTTGTTGCTGATGTATTTCGCATCACAAGCTTGCATACCTTGTTGGATTGTTGTTCCACCAACAGAGAAATTAGCTTCCACAAAAGCCTCACCTGCAGGCGCAGTGCAATCCCAAACTTGATCCCCAGTAAATGTCACAGTGGCTGCTGCATTGGGGGCATCAGGAACAGTTCCCGCATTGGCAGCCGTATAATAGTCACCACTGGAAGCGGTCCCTAAATTCATCTTAGTATCGCCGTTCCAAGAGACAGTTCCTGATTGCGTAAATGGCGAACCCACGCTGGGGGTGTAGGACATGGAATATTTCGAACTGCCGTCGCCGATGGCCGTGGTTGCTAGTGATGTGGCATTGATTATCTGAGCGATGGTGAAAAATCTGTTCTCAAAAGTGTTTCCACCAAAAACACCCTTCATTGCAATCGACATATCAATGCGATTGGAATATTGGTTCAAGTTGAGTGTATTCACAAAAGAGCTTCCACTTTGGCTATAATACTTGTAACCAGAAATATTTTTGCTGCTCCAAGCGCCGGCAGTGAATGTTCCCGTGGCTGTCATGCTGGACCCAAAGGTCGCGCCGGATTCAGAACCCAGGTATTTCGAACTCACGGTAGCGGTTTCACCAGTGAACGATTGTTCTATATACTCGCTCTGTACTGGCACCGTGGATGTGCCGCTGAAGCAAGACCACATTTTGAAGCTGGATATGGTCCCATTGCTTTTCACAATTTGAAACTTGATTTGAGGAGTGGAATTGCGGTCACCGCCCCCCTCGTTTGGCAAATTCACCAACTTGATATAGTGAGGAAGTCCATCCGCCACATTCAATGTGCTGGGGATTACATCAGCGCCTTTCATCTTTCCCATATAACACAAGATTTTATCTGGCGATGCGGCCTCTCTAAGAATCTCTTTCACATTATTGACATTTTCACACATAGGCACAGACATTCCTGAGCTGAAGGTGCTGGTAGCTACTGTTGCTAATGGGACACCTGTGGTCGCGGCTAGCGCAGAATTGAGTCCCAGAGCCCCTGAAGACACGCTTGTTACTGGGCCTGTCACCTCGGGAAGATTGGCAAAATCATTGGTTGAGCTCCCTGATGCCACTGCGGTTTCTGACTTCTTTGTGCAAGCTCCTAGTCCCAATGCCATACTGATGACTAGAACTGACGCCAAGGACTTTTTATGCTTTATAAAATGATTCATTTACGTACCTTCCATTCTTAATTTGGCCCATGATTGAGCCAGACTTAAGTTCGGGAGATAAGTTAAATACTTGAGAGCCATTATGAGAAATAATTCTAAAAATTTGTTAACAAGAATTTGAACTGATTTGAGACAACCCAGGTTCTAATTTCAAAATAAATATTTCACTTTGATCCTTTTGCGTAAATTGCACAAAAGATTGAACAAAATAATATGATAGATTTCATACAAGCCCTAGGTGAAAAAATCCTGGCATTAGGGAAAATGTTAATAACTTGCAGTGAACTTCCTGGGATTTTGACAGAGATTATAATTCCAAAAAATTGATTCGCTGTTTTTTAAAAAAACGAAATCAACACTGTTATCTCTCATTTGCAAAAAGTATTCAAAATGATTGAATTTATTCACATAGCGTTTCTCTTGAAGGTTATACCTAATAGGGAGGACAAATTGATCATAATTTACACTTTTAAGGACATTTTCTGAAACAAGGTACTGAATCGCGTTTGGTTTTAGTGGGCCATATAGCGAAACTTTCGGCGAATTGAGCATGATTTTAAAATCAACGTCACTAGCTTGATCATCTTGTGATAAAATGAGTTGATTTCCATGATGATCATAGCAAATCAAACGAATATTTGATTTTCCATGAGCCTGCACTTGAATGAGAAAATTCGTCAATATAAGCAAATAAATTGAAAATCTTAACAAATTCATCATGGTTTCCTCTTGAAATGTTATGAACTATTTCTGTCTATTTTCTGTATATTAAAATTTAGGATACTCATACTGCCTTATTTTAGACAGTAAAAAGTATATAGATTCACGAAAATTATAGACTTGCCTTACAATGGGACAGTTAAAGCAATGGGACATTGCTAAAGTTAAGGGAATTTCTTATTCAAGGAATATCTTTGCACCGATTTTAATAGGTGTCACTCACCATCGTTTTATTTTTTTCTTTTTAAAATAAATAAAACTATTTTTCTTTTTAGCTTTTGAATAGGATTGCGATTTCCAAAGTATAAGTACTTCCTTACCATTCTTTTTTTCTGTAAATCAAATTGAAGAAATCTTGGCGCCAATAGATTACTTTTCTTATGAATTAAAATTTGTAATGCTTCGGCTCCTGTTAAAGCTGCACATAAGTTAATGGAAGGAGCTAATGAAGGGCCTTGTTGCTTTTCGATATTAACACTTTGGCTATCTATTTGTCCCAATTGCAAAAATGAAGGACAAGTTCCCACAATAAATGCGACAAAACATTCTTCAAAATTTCGGCAACTTTTAAAGTCAAAATATTTTTCAAATGACATTGACCCTGGTCCAAAAACATGAAGTGTTCCCGTCAAGCCTAAGGGCCCAGAGGCAATAACAAATTTTTCTTTTTTGCTGCAAGCTTCATATAATTTCCTTCGAATAGGTATGGCAAAGGCATCAAGTCCATCTAAAATGATATCAACTCCATTCAAAAAATCCGACAGGTTTTCGTTAGTTAACCCTTTTTCAAAAACAGTTACTTTTGCTTTTGGGTTGATTGAAAGTATCATTTCTTTTATTACCACTCCTTTTTGTCTTCCAAGAGTGGAAATAGTTGCTCCCGCCTGACGATTCATGTTTGCAGGTTCGAAAATATCAGGATCAGCGAGATAAAATTCACCTACTCCCATTCGTGCAAGGGTGATTGCATGTGCACCACCAACTCCCCCAACACCAGCTATGCCCACCTTTGAGTTTGAAAGAACAAGTTGCTCATTAGTTGAAACAATTCCAATATTTCTTGAAAACAATTCTTCGTAGGATGGAAGTACTGAACTTGAATCATTAGACATTTTTACTTAATACCTATGATAATTCCGTGATCACGAGCTAAACGGGTATGCTGAATGGAATGAAATCCACATTCGGCGAACCAGGCCTTATATTCTTTTGCGGTATAAAGCATTCCCAAACCGGTGGCAATTCCTAGAAAATAAGGCGAGCCTACGGCTGCACTCAGGGGGCCACACTCATTATCATCTTGAAACATATTGAATATAATAACTCTTCCCCCTTTTGGAAGAAAGCTATAACACTTTTTGAGTAGCTCTTTTCCCTTTGACTCTCCCCAGATAGTGAAAAAGTGACAAAACATTAATGAATCTGCACCTGCAGGAAAAGGAGTCGAAAACGCGTTCCCAATCGAAGTGGACACTCTATCAGCTAAGCCTTGATGTTTTATATTTTGAATAGCAATATTGCAGACAGTCTCTGAATCGAACACCACGGTCTTTAACTGTGGCCATTTTCTTGCCAAGGCTAATGCGTTTGTCCCATCACCCCCTCCAACATCTACAAGTATTTTAACTCCATTGAGTTCAAGGTGATTTGCCAGTTCTTTATTGGCATGCAAGGAAAGTTCTTGCATCGCTTCTTGAAATATTTTCTCTAGTTCAGGGTCATGGGCCAGTCGTTCATATAAAGTCTTCTCATTTCCTGGAATTTCTTTTAAACCGACATTCTTATATTCTTTTACCGATTCTAAAAGCCAGTACAGACCTCTATACATAACTCTGTGTTGCAATTCAATATAGGCTATCACTTTTTTAGGACTGGAATGAACAAACAACATATCTGAGAGATAAGAGTTAGAATAACGAGAACCCTTTTTCTTTATAAAACCTACAGATGTCAATCCAAGTAAAATTATCCGAGTTGGTTGAAGTTGAAGAGAAAGCTTCTCTGCGATCTCCTTTAATTCAAGAGAACCATTTTGTTTTAACAGATCAAAAAGCCTTAGTTGAACCGCAACCCTTAATGTTTGAAAAAAAATATGCCCACCAAAAACAAGATAGAACTTTTCTATTTGTCTTTTAAAGAAAACTCTTTCAAAAAGGTAGTTATAAATTCTATGAAGCATCATTCCTCCGATTGAAAAAATCAAATCAATTATGAAACTGCAAAATGATTTATAAATGAAAAGTTAGTTGTTTATATCTTGACTCACAATTTATTTTTTTTATTATTGAAACGTATTTTGAAACGAACGCATTCCTAAGGAATTTTTTGAAATCACAACTTCCAAAGCATCCTCTTCTGATAAATGCAATTAATGCTCGGTTATTCCAAAACATTGATAAGGTAAATCTATTTTGTGAACGATATCAAAGGCAAATTCAAAGCTCGCCTGATCCTTGGGATTTTTTTCATTTCCAGATGTTACGTGCCTACTCTATAAGCCTAGACGAAAATGTCGACTCGCGTTTTGAAATTTATAAAAAACTGCAAACTCAATTTTCTGAACTGAAGCTTTCTGATAGTTTTCTTTATCTGTATGAGCTTTCAGGCGTATTTATTCGACGTCGACAATATCATACGGCACTTGAATACTCGCTATCCGCGGAAAAAAAATCTTTTGACACGAATAGTTTTTACTCCACACACATAAACTCTTTAATCTGTCAAGAAGCCCTTGGTTTTGATATTTCTGAAAAGATTAGCAATCTTCGAAACAAAATTAAGAAAATTCCAAAAGAGACTCTCAACCAAAAAACTTTTTTAGAATTTAATTCTCTGCTTTTAAGATTCTACTTTCGCGAAGGCTTATGGACTCAGATTTATAACTATAAGGGACCTTCCATTTTTTATTTTCTTTGGTTAAAAAGACTTCCACAAATGAATTTAAAATCTAGCAATCTGAGTTTTTCACTAAATACCCTTCAACCTTATGCTCGATTTATTTTAAATACCTTGCAATTTCGTAGAACAGCAGAAGACCTTCACAACCCACCTATAAATCATTGGACAGATCGTCTTTATCTCTGGACTTGGACTTCATTGAGTCAACCTAATAAAGTTAATATAAACTCGGTGATTCAATTACTTGAAGAGTTTCCATTTGAAAAATTTATTTCTTCACTAACTTCTGAAGATCAAATAATGTTAAGTCATTGTTTAATTTTAGTGTCCTTATTTGATCCTTCTTCTCAAAAAAAAGCCTTCCAATTTATAAATTTATTGGGTCCTTTAAATTACAAAGGGCATCACTATTTGAATCAAGAAAGAAGATTCATTGATGATTTAATAAATTTGAGTCTTCATCTTCCTATGAATTTAAAAAGTGATCTTCAAAATATCCTCCCTTTCTTCCGTCAATTTCAACCATTAAAAAAATCAAAAGTTAGAGAAATTCTACCGGGTCTTTGTTTGAATTCATTTACGCCAATCAAATTCAACTATTCAAAAATAATTTCTCATTTAATCTATGGTCGCTTGTGGGATCCGATTTTTAAAACTTGGATTTCAAGTGAAAGTCTAGTTTTAAGTTCCCATTTTTTTCTTAATATTGAATCTAACACTGCTGCAATCATGAATGATTTTATGGAATCTGTTTTTGGAATTTCCTATTACGATGAACTTATTCATTACAGAAAAGTTTACAATGTATTATCTAGGTTAAAATCAATTCACAAGGGATCCTTTGATTTTAGCATAAGACGACAAGTGATTCATTTTCAAATGAGAAAGGAAAGATATCAACTAATTAAAGGAGTTTCTCAAAATGAATTTGATAAGAATGCATGGAGAAAAATTTTGACGAGAACTTGTAAGGCTCGTAATGCGACAGAGTTAAGTAAGGTTATATATGAAAAAATCTCGTCTCAACTAGAGTTGAATGGTTTCCAAAAAAGGATAGATTTAGAAAAGTCATCTGGTTTGAGTAAAGCTAAAACCATTAGAATTATCAATCAAATGATTGAAGATGGAGTTGTTCTTCGTCAAAACTCTGGAAAAAAATCACTGTATAAATTAACAAAGGCGTTTAATTTCTCTTAGTCCTAATATCTGGATCACTCTTTTTTGGAGTCAATTCGCTCAACCCTTGAAAAAAACAACAAAAATCACAGTCTGACTTCCTTTGAACTTAGTCCCAGTTTTTTTAATACCTTAGAGATTATAGTTTCCAAAAGAAACCGTCTTTTTACAGCGAGCTCCACAAGTTCAAAAACATTTCGCCAGTAAATGGGATCGTTCTCGCGAAAGCGAATCATTTCAGAAAATTCTGGTTCGAAACTGCAATAGCCGATGGTTTTAATGTCAATAGCTGTCATCACCGCAAGTACTTGATTGTTAGTCAAGATGGGAGAAGAATCCCGTTTCGGTAGTAACTCCTGTAGCTCTTGATCGTCCTGCACTGAACTTTTATCAGGCCTCCACGCTAAGAGGGGGAGTATATAGCGAGGAATCTTTGCTTTGTCTTTCCCTGTTCCATCCCAAAAAAGCTTTTGATCCTCCTCAGAAAATATTTCTTTAATTTTAAAACCTGATCGTCGTTCCATTCGGTCCAACAACGTCCGCGAACCCATGTCCTCGAAAGGCATTTCAAAATAACTATGAAACTGCATGATCTGTTCTTGAGCAAAATCGACGCCGGCCAATACTAAAGGAATGTCCATGAGATAAGCGTAATGAAAACCTAAAAATTGATTAAGGGTTCCATCCATTCGATCAACAGTTTGGTAACTCCCTTTCTGTCCTACATTCTGAAGGGTATAACGATAGAGAGTTTTATACACCGAAGAACTTGGCTTGTAGCGAATATGTTCCAGATTCAATTTCTGAGCGACCTCTAAGGATCGCTCAAGAGCTACGGCACTATAAAAACCATTATCCCAGGTCATCAGCAACAACCGAAGTCCAGGATAATCACGTTTGAGTCGATGCAACATGTAGGTGCTATCCCTGCCTCCACTAAATAACACGATGGCATCATATCGACCTCGACCTTTTCCTTGATAAGCTTTAAGAAGTTCATCAAGAGCCCTGGCCTGATGAGCAATGTATTTCTCATGCCATGCTTCTTCTTCTTTGTTCTTGGTTCGGTTGTAATCAGCACAAAGATTACATACCCCGTCAGTTAAGGTCACATAGGAGACACGAGATGAAATAACACATTGAGAACAACGCTGGGCTATCATCTTAGTAAATAACCATCGCACTCTGGGCCAAATTTTTTGAGCCACAAAATCGAAGAATCTAATTTCGCGAACTATCTGCTGATCAACGTTCATATTCCACTCCATTCATGCACTCGTAAGTGAGTTGAACCTATCTTGAGTCCATCCAATTCAGCAATGGCACGATCCACATCTTTCACCCTCACCAATGCATAGGGTTCAAAGTGAGGGTTTATCCAATCGGCAAAGATCTGTATGTTCTCTTCTGGCCCGTAAGGTAAAATTAATTCTCTAATTCTTTTTTCATCTGCCCTAAAAGGCAAAGCACCAATAAAAAGACTCTTCATTATTTAACTCCTTATTCCATAGCGTCCTGGTGCTATGATCCCTTGAGGATCCCAAGCTCGTTTGAGTTTTTGGATAGACTCTAACCGTTCCTTAGGAATTCCATATCCTTGAAAAACAATTCCATTACGATAACAATTAATTCGCTCTTTCCTAAATTCTGAATGAAGCATTCGATAGGCCCGATGAGCCCTTAGCAGCTGTTCCTGATTTGATTTATCAAAGGAAATATTTAAAACACAGACCAAGTGAATTTCATCAATCAAGGTCATGGTAATGGGAAGCTCAAATCGAAACTTTTCAAAAATAGGGCGAACCAATCTCAATAGTTTTTCAGCTTCTTGAGGACAAGCTCTGATAACTGGACATATCCAAATAAGCCCTAAATCTGTTTTGTTTTGAGTTTTCCACTGTATGTGTTCATTGGGGCGAGCAGAGGGAATTCCCTCGCACAAAGAATAAATATCTTCAAGCGACGAAAGACTCCTCTCAACATTTTGAAGATAACTTGGAGAATTGAAAAAAAAGAGGCGACTGAGCCGGCGTAAAATTTTAAATCGACCAGGGTTGAACATCTTCACCTGTCCATATTTTCCAAGCCTCGTTTTCAAAATATGCATGGACTCCTTCACTTGGATTTGGCTCCCATAAAGCCCACCCACTCCTGCCCACAGCGGTGTTCGCATCAATGGAATTTTTAAACGCTCACGGCAATCAGCGTCTGAAAGGCATTGTTCCTTTCCCAACTCCGGTGGAAAATGATTGGTGGACATAAAAATACGAGTGGCATTAGCAAAGTGAGGCAAACTTCGAATCACTCCGAGCTGGCGAAGTTCTCTTAAGACAGGAAGGACCTCCAAATAATTTTCTTCCTTAGAAATTTGCAAGGTGTAGGTAACAATAACTTCAGGCCTACGAAAAAGCGGAAGTTGTAAGGCCGTAACAATTCCAAAGTTAGACTGAATAAAAAGCGGTGCTAAGTTTGGTCCCATCGTTGGAAATCTTCCCGTATGCAGAACTTCCCCTGATCCCAAAACAGCACGCAATGAAAGCAAATGGTCACGATGATTTCCCAAGGGTGTGTGACCAAAACCGCCATCGAGTGTATTCCCAACCAAACTGGCTTCGGGTGAAGCCCCGGTTACATCAGCCATCCAGTCCTTGGCATTCTGCCTTAAAAAACTAACCAACTGCCCTTGGCTAACTCCTGGCTCAATGGTGACGGTACCACCTTCGATGTCCAAATCTAGAATTCGTGACATCCGCTCTAAACTCACTACGACTTGATTTTTTTTGACCGGGGTCATATCTCCATAGCCCCTATTTCGTCCTCGACTTAAAGGGTACAGCGGTACGCTCCATTGCCCTGCCGATTTGACAATACTCAACACGTCAGCTTCACTCTTCGGAAATAAAATAGCAGGAACGCGCCTATTCACACCTAAAGAGTTTTGCGAAACCTGGGCTAGGAGATCTACATCCGTGATCACCTTGTCTTCCCCAATTTGCTCTCTTAGAGTTTTCAGAAATTCTTCCACTGAATCTATCTCCTCCTAAGAAAGCCTTGCATCGAAGAAAAAAAGGAGCAACACCAATCCATGAGTTACCTTGTGATCTTTAATTAAAAATGTTGTTGAGTGTTTACAAAATCATCCTCGGCGCAACAGGAGGAAACACTATTTAGTTTGAGTGAGCGCACAAAAATCAATACTCAGTAAATACACGTCATCTGGTTCTTGTGTTTTATAGGTCAAGTCATCAACTTGATTTTCGAAACTACGAATGAGCCTTTTTATTTCTTCCATTTGAGCATGGTTCAAGGCAAAAAAATGTCTTGCATGGTGTGATCGTTCTCTGTTTGTTCCAAGAATGGACTTAAGCTTTCGTGGATAAAGAGATTTTTCCATCCTCCTGCAAAACAATGCCTTATCGCCTTCGATTTGAACCGAATAGTTTTCATGTATTTCTAACTTTCCATTCACCATCATCAACGCTCCCTCCATGAGCAATTCATCAACAGCTTTTTTTACATGAGCTTTTCTCATCCCTAGGGCCTTCGCTATCCAATCAAAATTCACACGAAAGTCTTTCAGTTGCGTCATTCTTCGAATAGTGAAGTGATACCAACTCCAATAGAAAGGGTTTTTAACAGTTAACTTTTTGGTCAAGATCCCTTCGCTATAACGATCAACTAGAGCTTGAGCGGCTGCCTTTTCTGTAGGGTTTTTTCCATAACGAGATTCGACCAATGCTATAAACCAATCTAATTTTTCATCTTTAAATCCAAGCTTAGACCCTATTTTTAAGGTCATGGCTCTACTGGATACAGCTCGTGCGGAGAGAATTCGACTTAACCGTGCCGGCGAAATTCCAAGATCTCGGGCAAATGCACGCAAAGAATATTTTGGATTTCTTTGTGTGCGACTTTTTAATTCCCCTCGAAGAATTTCTGTAAAATCATTAAGGGGCTCCTTCTTCAGTTCTGAATTTATCATCTGTGTATTCAAGGAGTATGAATTACCCCTTCCTTTCCTTATGGGACTTTGCCTTGCTGCCCTCATCTATATTTTTAAGAACAAAATTAACGAATTCTTTTTTAAAGTTTATCTTGAATTCCTTGGAATCAAAAAAAGGATTCATCACCGTCACCCTGATCAACATTAAGTCTTTTTTTTGGGATTGTTCATTATTACATTTCCACTGTTGACTGAGCTTTTCAATATAAGCCGAGTAACTTTCATATTTTAAAATGGTTTGTGAGACAATAAAGCCCTCTTTTTTTTTCGCCATTTTATTCAATAAGCTTTTTGTTTTTTTATTTACAGATAAGAAACTATCTCCCTCCGAGGCCAAACAAAAACACAAAATATTTAGATCTGTACTGTGAGCAATTCGAATCCCTGGATGGGATTCTCGTAATAAAATCTCAAGATCCTTTTTGGTCCGCAAAGTTCTTTTAATTATCTGTCCTAAACCTTGGGAATTTAATGGAATTGATTTCGCAGTCATCCACATCGCTGTGGCCCCCGTTCCAGGACGAGATCCCTCTAGGGTGTAAGGACCTCGATCTACTTTTTCTTCATAGACAACGTAAGGGCCAAAAAATGATTGCAAATAGTAATCCTCTCTATGGGCACATAAAAAAGCGCCACTCGAATAAGGAACGTAGCCCATTTTGTGGGGGTCAATGGTGACTGAGGTTGCTAACTTCATTGCCTTTAAACTTTGAAAAGCTTTCTGAGTAAAAAGCTTTGGTTCCGTTTTAAGGGTCGCAAAAAAACCTCCAAAGGCGCCATCTATATGGCACCAGGTGTTGGGCACTTTGTTTTTTTTGAGCAACTGAAGAATCTTATCAATAGGATCCACAAAACCTAGCTCGGTAGTTCCAAAAACGGAAACAATCATCTGAATGGGACGATTTTCCTTTTTCAGCTCTCCTAAATCACGATCTAGTTTTTTTAAATCAACCTTCCCATCGGCATCAAGATCTAAATAACGAACTTGCTCGGGATCCAAACCTATAAAAGAGCAGCCCTTCATCCAGGAATAATGTTTATGCTGTGGAATCAGCACCACGGGGTCGTTATTTTGAGTTCCAAACATTTCTTTAAAATAGATTCGTTTACTCTCGCTGGAGTTCAATTCTTTTAATGATTTTTGAAATTGCCTTCTAATTTCTTTTTTTAAAAATAATTTATGAAACCTTTTCCACCCACAAGAGCTGGTTTGCCATAACTCATTTTTCGTCTTTAGAACTTGATTTTCCGTAGCCAACATGAGGGCCCATAAAAAAATTCGTTCTTTCGACCTGATCAAAGATTCAAAATTAGCAACTGTTCCACCCGAGGTGAAATGCCCATGATTTCCTTTAAATCCAATCATTTGATTGAGCCAACCAATCGCTTCATTTTCAATTTTGATCCCCACCTTTGCCGATTCATGGGAAATGATGTTTGGATTATGAAGCAAGCTGATAAAGTGTCCTAGTAAAGCAGGCAAATTAACTTCAGAAAACATATGACCAATATAACGAGGTGAAAATTGAGGAACCTCTTTTTCAAAAAGAGCCGCTAAATGTTTAAGATTTTCAGAAACAAAATTTTGTTTATTAATAAACTCCTTGAGGTTTTGGTCAAAAGCACTGACCGCAGGGCCATCATAGGGATTAAGCTTTTTTCTCCATAAGAACCAATTGTTTAAAATGCCCAACATTTGTTCTAACAACCAAGAACTATTCTCTGCCTTTGGTCCCAAGAAAAGGCTCTTCATGGAAACTTCAGAGGGATAACATTTTTGATATTTTTTCATATAAAATTTATTTCACTGCACGTTTAGTTAGCTAAATATTTAGCTAACTAATGGCCAATTATTTAGCTGTGGAACTTTGATCAATTTCCCCATCATTTTGCTGTTTTGAGCTTCTGGCAAGGTAGAACTTTTCTAACTCTTCGCGAAAATATTTTCTTTCAAATTTTCGAAAGGATTCATACTTTACCTGAGATCCTAGAATTTCTATGACTTTATTCGCGCTTTCGCTTTCAATTTCCTTCATTTTAGCCAAACCTTGTTCTAGAAAATCAGTACGGATGGTTTCTTTTTTTTCAATCAAATTCTTGACGAGAGTGTGCGACATGGCCACAATTTTTATGGATTTTTCTTCTTCAATTCTCCATGTTTTCAAAAGATAATCCATCGCCGCCTTGCCCCACTTGTCATGATATTTGTGGTTTAAGTAAAGCTCTGTAAATTGGTCTGTGTACAGCACAAGATCCACATAGGACTCCTTCACTTCGGGGACTCTGGCTGGGATAAATTTTTTACCTATTAAATCTTTCTTGTTTTGCTCTGCTTGCTCTGCGATTCTTTCACTCACAGGGGTCTGTTTCTCTTTCACGTAATTATAACCAGAGCTCCCTAAGAAAAACAAGAGCATCCCCATCAACATTCCGCCCCCAACAAACTGCTGACGTTGTCTTTTCTGTTTCGACAATACCAAAGTGGCATCTTTCTTTAATTGCCCTTTATCTGAGTCCGTCTCTGCCGATGTGGCGGCTGAATGTTCATCAAAGGTGTTAACAATTTGCTTATAAATATTTTCAGACAGCTGAGCAAATTGAGCCGGCGGCATGGTTCCAATAATTTCTTTTTCAATAGAACGATGAATCTCCTTCGCTATCGTTTCTTTATTCTTATAAATATCGCTTAACATCGTTTCTTTCATGGTGTTTAGCTTATCTAATTCGAGAATTTTCATTTGATTCACTTGTTCTTGCGTAGCCTTCTGCATCTTCTGTTGTTCGATAATTAACTGTTCTTTGAATAAAGATTTTTTGGCTTCAAAATCTTTTTCCATATGAATGACGTTTTCTTGCTGCGCACTCATCTCATATCTCATCTCTCCCAATTTCTTTTCGACAATTCGGGTTTCATGGATGACAGCCTCTTGTTGCTTTAACAAACGGATATTTGATTCTTTAAGCTTATCTACTTTCTCCTTGGTCTCATTAAAGTCTTTTATGATCAGGTCATTTTCATTTCTTAACTGAGAGTTGTTTCTTTCTAGACTGGTATGATCTACTCTTAATTCTTTAACTTTAGCTTCT
Above is a genomic segment from Deltaproteobacteria bacterium containing:
- a CDS encoding ThiF family adenylyltransferase, with the protein product MSNDSSSVLPSYEELFSRNIGIVSTNEQLVLSNSKVGIAGVGGVGGAHAITLARMGVGEFYLADPDIFEPANMNRQAGATISTLGRQKGVVIKEMILSINPKAKVTVFEKGLTNENLSDFLNGVDIILDGLDAFAIPIRRKLYEACSKKEKFVIASGPLGLTGTLHVFGPGSMSFEKYFDFKSCRNFEECFVAFIVGTCPSFLQLGQIDSQSVNIEKQQGPSLAPSINLCAALTGAEALQILIHKKSNLLAPRFLQFDLQKKRMVRKYLYFGNRNPIQKLKRKIVLFILKRKK
- a CDS encoding methyltransferase domain-containing protein — its product is MLHRIYNYLFERVFFKRQIEKFYLVFGGHIFFQTLRVAVQLRLFDLLKQNGSLELKEIAEKLSLQLQPTRIILLGLTSVGFIKKKGSRYSNSYLSDMLFVHSSPKKVIAYIELQHRVMYRGLYWLLESVKEYKNVGLKEIPGNEKTLYERLAHDPELEKIFQEAMQELSLHANKELANHLELNGVKILVDVGGGDGTNALALARKWPQLKTVVFDSETVCNIAIQNIKHQGLADRVSTSIGNAFSTPFPAGADSLMFCHFFTIWGESKGKELLKKCYSFLPKGGRVIIFNMFQDDNECGPLSAAVGSPYFLGIATGLGMLYTAKEYKAWFAECGFHSIQHTRLARDHGIIIGIK
- a CDS encoding RNA-binding protein; translation: MKSLFIGALPFRADEKRIRELILPYGPEENIQIFADWINPHFEPYALVRVKDVDRAIAELDGLKIGSTHLRVHEWSGI
- a CDS encoding FAD-binding oxidoreductase, which produces MEEFLKTLREQIGEDKVITDVDLLAQVSQNSLGVNRRVPAILFPKSEADVLSIVKSAGQWSVPLYPLSRGRNRGYGDMTPVKKNQVVVSLERMSRILDLDIEGGTVTIEPGVSQGQLVSFLRQNAKDWMADVTGASPEASLVGNTLDGGFGHTPLGNHRDHLLSLRAVLGSGEVLHTGRFPTMGPNLAPLFIQSNFGIVTALQLPLFRRPEVIVTYTLQISKEENYLEVLPVLRELRQLGVIRSLPHFANATRIFMSTNHFPPELGKEQCLSDADCRERLKIPLMRTPLWAGVGGLYGSQIQVKESMHILKTRLGKYGQVKMFNPGRFKILRRLSRLFFFNSPSYLQNVERSLSSLEDIYSLCEGIPSARPNEHIQWKTQNKTDLGLIWICPVIRACPQEAEKLLRLVRPIFEKFRFELPITMTLIDEIHLVCVLNISFDKSNQEQLLRAHRAYRMLHSEFRKERINCYRNGIVFQGYGIPKERLESIQKLKRAWDPQGIIAPGRYGIRS
- a CDS encoding TIGR02147 family protein, with the protein product MINSELKKEPLNDFTEILRGELKSRTQRNPKYSLRAFARDLGISPARLSRILSARAVSSRAMTLKIGSKLGFKDEKLDWFIALVESRYGKNPTEKAAAQALVDRYSEGILTKKLTVKNPFYWSWYHFTIRRMTQLKDFRVNFDWIAKALGMRKAHVKKAVDELLMEGALMMVNGKLEIHENYSVQIEGDKALFCRRMEKSLYPRKLKSILGTNRERSHHARHFFALNHAQMEEIKRLIRSFENQVDDLTYKTQEPDDVYLLSIDFCALTQTK